The following coding sequences lie in one Rhizobium rhododendri genomic window:
- the mnmD gene encoding tRNA (5-methylaminomethyl-2-thiouridine)(34)-methyltransferase MnmD, whose product MTDPVSDDASQTMSQPLEWRDGDMPYSSAFGDHFYCQTDGRLECSHVFLDGNGLPARWHGRSEFRIGELGFGTALNFCETWRQWKTERSAGATLHFMSFELYPMRAQEIDRALSRWPEIDDERKALVTCWPETPEGIVSLQLDEQTRLSVVCGPALDGVGAAETGFDAWFLDGFAPSRNGDMWSPELMQLVHDKTSQGGTFATYAAAGFVRRNLQAAGFAVERRKGFAGKREMLCGVRGLSDA is encoded by the coding sequence ATGACAGATCCAGTTTCCGATGACGCGTCGCAGACGATGAGCCAGCCGCTCGAATGGCGCGACGGCGATATGCCTTATTCGTCTGCCTTTGGCGATCATTTTTATTGCCAGACCGATGGCCGCCTCGAATGCAGTCACGTCTTTCTCGACGGCAACGGCCTGCCGGCGCGCTGGCACGGCCGGTCGGAATTCCGCATTGGCGAACTCGGCTTCGGCACCGCCCTCAATTTTTGCGAGACGTGGCGCCAATGGAAGACCGAGCGTTCGGCCGGCGCGACGCTGCATTTCATGTCCTTCGAACTGTATCCGATGCGTGCACAGGAGATCGACCGGGCTTTGTCCCGCTGGCCGGAAATCGATGACGAACGAAAGGCGCTGGTCACCTGCTGGCCCGAGACGCCGGAAGGCATCGTCTCGCTGCAACTGGACGAACAGACGCGACTGAGTGTCGTTTGCGGCCCCGCGCTAGATGGAGTAGGTGCCGCGGAAACGGGTTTTGACGCGTGGTTCCTCGATGGCTTCGCGCCGTCCCGCAACGGCGACATGTGGTCGCCTGAACTGATGCAACTGGTCCACGACAAGACGTCGCAAGGCGGCACGTTCGCCACCTACGCCGCCGCTGGTTTCGTACGCCGCAATCTGCAGGCTGCTGGCTTCGCCGTCGAACGACGCAAGGGCTTTGCCGGAAAGCGCGAAATGCTCTGCGGTGTCAGGGGTCTATCAGACGCTTGA
- a CDS encoding NAD(P)/FAD-dependent oxidoreductase produces the protein MPRAVNPAKPAGQSSTALLIVGGGIMGLWAAVHAECQGIETLLVDSGLLGSGASGGVLGALMPYMPDRWDNKKQFQLASLVALEGDIAELELETGLSAGYRRSGRFIPLPKPHLRKIAEGHSRDADANWREGDRQFHWNVIDDPGEGWIDPASGESGFVHDTLAARVAPRGLIAVLSAFLQGARNVRILQGVAVESLDPVRGVAHTTAGDIGFGHCILSAGHAAFPLLGQLTTDLQKPLGQAVKGQAALLKVDVDPNLPVIFRDGLYIVPHDGGHVAVGSTSENQFDDPLSTDALLDTLLASVRAMVPLLAQAELVERWAGLRPKAIDRDPMVGPHPDHPSLIALTGGFKITFGLAHRLAAIAIGEISGAPAFASEMPESFTLVNHIRVASRTA, from the coding sequence ATGCCAAGAGCCGTTAATCCGGCAAAGCCTGCCGGTCAATCGTCTACCGCACTGCTGATCGTCGGCGGCGGCATCATGGGCCTCTGGGCTGCGGTCCATGCGGAATGCCAGGGCATCGAGACGCTGTTGGTCGACAGCGGCCTTCTGGGGTCCGGCGCCAGCGGCGGCGTGCTCGGCGCATTGATGCCCTACATGCCGGATCGCTGGGACAACAAGAAGCAATTCCAGCTGGCCTCGCTCGTGGCGCTCGAAGGCGATATCGCCGAACTCGAGCTCGAAACCGGCCTTTCGGCAGGTTATCGTCGCTCCGGCCGTTTCATCCCCTTGCCGAAGCCACACCTGCGCAAGATCGCCGAAGGCCACTCGCGCGATGCCGACGCCAACTGGCGCGAGGGAGACAGGCAATTCCACTGGAATGTCATCGACGATCCCGGAGAAGGCTGGATCGATCCGGCGTCGGGGGAAAGCGGCTTTGTGCATGACACGCTGGCCGCGCGGGTCGCGCCGCGTGGGCTGATCGCGGTTTTGTCGGCCTTCCTGCAAGGCGCGCGGAATGTCCGCATCCTTCAGGGCGTGGCAGTCGAGAGCCTCGATCCTGTCCGCGGCGTGGCGCATACCACGGCAGGCGATATTGGCTTCGGACATTGTATCCTCTCGGCCGGACATGCTGCCTTTCCGCTGCTGGGACAATTGACGACGGATCTGCAAAAGCCGCTGGGGCAGGCTGTCAAGGGACAGGCCGCGCTTCTTAAGGTCGATGTCGACCCCAACCTGCCAGTGATCTTTCGCGACGGTCTTTACATCGTGCCGCACGATGGCGGTCATGTGGCAGTGGGCAGCACCAGCGAAAACCAGTTCGACGATCCCCTGTCGACCGATGCGCTGCTCGATACGCTGCTGGCATCCGTGCGAGCCATGGTGCCGCTGCTGGCACAGGCCGAACTCGTGGAGCGATGGGCAGGCTTGCGCCCGAAAGCCATTGACCGCGATCCAATGGTAGGGCCGCATCCGGATCACCCCTCATTGATCGCGCTGACCGGCGGCTTCAAGATCACCTTCGGACTGGCACACCGGCTTGCTGCCATCGCTATCGGCGAGATCTCCGGTGCTCCGGCTTTCGCATCTGAAATGCCCGAAAGCTTCACCCTGGTGAATCACATTCGCGTGGCTTCGCGCACTGCGTGA